The following are from one region of the Capsicum annuum cultivar UCD-10X-F1 chromosome 1, UCD10Xv1.1, whole genome shotgun sequence genome:
- the LOC107875512 gene encoding L-ascorbate oxidase: MSSLLGIFFFLFFFLLSSNISAKIREYKWRVEYMHWCPDGVDGVVMAINGNFPSPTIRALVGDTIYVHFTNNLPTEGVVIHWHGISQSGTPWADGTASISQCPINPGETFLYKFQVDKAGTYFYHGHYGMQRSAGLYGSLIVEDEKEPFHYDGEFNLLLSDWWHKSSNEQQIDLSSKPFRWIGEPQSLLMNGRGQFNCSLAAQFSKLGVPQCKLRGDEQYAPQILHVHPNKTYRLRVASSTALSSLNLAIGGHKMVVVEADGNYIQPFSVKNMDIYSGESYSILFNTDQDPSNNYWISINVRGREPKTPQGLTILNYIPHFASKIPNSPPPLPPLWNDYKYSKAFSNKIFGLNGWSPKSPTRQNRRILLLNTQNRIEGYIRWAINNVSLVFPTTPYLGSIKYGINNAFDTKSPPNTFSKNYNIMKPPINPNSTYGNGIYMLKFNTTVDVILQNANVLAENESEIHPWHLHGHNFWVLGYGDGKFVPKNVEKFNLKNPPLRNTVVVFPYGWTAVRFVANNPGVWAFHCHIEPHLHLGMGVVFAEGVHLVKNVPNEALTCGLRGKMLVKNKHK, translated from the exons ATGTCTTCATTATTAggcatcttcttcttcttgttcttctttttaTTGTCGTCAAATATTTCAGCCAAAATTAGGGAGTATAAATGGAGAGTAGAGTACATGCATTGGTGTCCAGATGGAGTAGATGGTGTTGTGATGGCTATCAATGGAAACTTTCCTAGTCCAACTATTAGAGCACTTGTTGGTGACACCATTTATGTTCACTTTACCAATAACCTTCCTACTGAGGGAGTAGTCATTCATTGGCATGGAATCTCACAG AGTGGAACACCGTGGGCTGATGGAACTGCATCAATCTCCCAATGTCCCATTAACCCTGGAGAAACATTCCTCTACAAGTTTCAAGTTGACAAG GCAGGGACATATTTCTACCATGGACACTATGGAATGCAAAGATCAGCAGGATTATATGGTTCACTCATAGTGGAAGATGAAAAAGAACCATTCCATTATGATGGAGAATtcaatcttttacttagtgattggtGGCACAAAAGTTCCAATGAACAACAAATTGACCTCTCTTCTAAGCCTTTTCGTTGGATTGGTGAACCACAG AGTTTATTGATGAATGGAAGAGGCCAATTCAATTGCTCTCTTGCGGCGCAATTTAGCAAATTAGGAGTTCCTCAGTGCAAGTTAAGAGGTGATGAGCAGTACGCACCGCAGATTCTTCATGTGCATCCAAACAAGACCTATAGGCTTAGAGTGGCCAGCAGCACAGCATTGTCTTCACTTAATTTGGCAATTGGG GGTCACAAAATGGTGGTGGTTGAAGCGGATGGAAACTATATTCAACCATTTTCAGTGAAAAATATGGACATTTATTCAGGTGAAAGCTATTCAATTCTCTTCAACACTGATCAAGATCCTTCAAATAATTACTGGATTTCAATAAATGTAAGAGGAAGAGAACCAAAAACACCACAAGGACTCACTATATTGAACTACATTCCTCATTTTGCTTCAAAAATCCCAAATTCACCACCACCTTTGCCACCTCTTTGGAATGATTATAAATATAGCAAAGCCTTCTCTAACAAAATTTTTGGCTTGAATGGGTGGTCTCCTAAGTCCCCAACTCGACAAAATCGTCGTATTTTGCTTCTCAACACACAAAACAG GATTGAAGGTTACATTAGATGGGCAATCAACAACGTTTCCTTAGTCTTTCCTACTACACCCTACTTAGGCTCCATCAAATATGGTATAAACAATGCATTTGACACTAAATCTCCACCAAACACCTTCTCAAAAAACTATAACATTATGAAACCACCAATAAACCCTAATTCAACATATGGAAATGGCATTTACATGTTGAAATTCAATACCACTGTTGACGTTATCCTCCAAAATGCAAATGTCTTAGCTGAAAATGAAAGTGAAATTCATCCCTGGCATTTACATGGACATAATTTTTGGGTTTTAGGATATGGTGATGGAAAGTTTGTTCCAAAAAATGTTGagaaattcaacttgaagaaTCCACCATTGAGAAATACTGTTGTAGTTTTTCCTTATGGATGGACAGCAGTAAGATTTGTGGCAAATAATCCAGGGGTATGGGCCTTTCATTGTCATATTGAGCCACATTTGCATTTGGGCATGGGAGTTGTCTTTGCTGAAGGTGTTCATCTTGTTAAGAATGTACCTAATGAAGCACTCACTTGTGGTTTGAGAGGCAAAATGTTGGTGAAAAACAAGCATAAATAG